A genomic stretch from Pseudomonas mendocina includes:
- a CDS encoding HIRAN domain-containing protein, with product MSVIEHIYEPSRLLLVWHHSDETKPRHRRVVGELIRKGDDAFFRYLKGTVDFEAALNEGFHEFPAFEDGKAESQPRALDVFLRRIPPRKREDFNEYLGQYNLPENFSGSPFSLLGYTGARLASDTFELCPDFTDAKAPLDFIIELSGAHHYVKPQNNIAEGDAVEFVLDENNEHDENAIKVEHNNVVIGYINKAMTPGFKKLLNEGTVKGTILKKYLFKSKIGIILLVKYL from the coding sequence ATGAGCGTAATCGAACATATTTATGAGCCATCACGACTTTTGCTTGTTTGGCATCACTCTGATGAAACCAAACCTCGTCATCGGCGGGTGGTTGGTGAGCTAATTCGGAAAGGTGACGACGCCTTTTTTAGATACCTAAAAGGCACTGTCGACTTTGAGGCAGCCTTAAATGAAGGATTTCATGAGTTTCCTGCCTTCGAAGACGGCAAAGCAGAATCGCAGCCAAGGGCATTAGATGTTTTCTTGCGCCGAATACCGCCAAGAAAGCGAGAGGACTTCAACGAATATCTAGGGCAATACAATTTGCCAGAGAATTTCTCAGGCTCACCTTTCTCGCTATTGGGTTATACAGGGGCACGCCTCGCAAGCGATACATTCGAATTATGCCCGGACTTTACTGATGCCAAAGCACCCTTAGACTTCATTATCGAGTTGTCAGGTGCACATCACTACGTTAAACCACAGAACAATATTGCCGAAGGGGATGCGGTAGAATTCGTGCTGGATGAGAACAACGAGCATGATGAGAACGCAATCAAAGTTGAGCACAACAACGTGGTTATTGGTTATATCAATAAGGCAATGACTCCAGGATTCAAAAAACTTTTAAATGAAGGCACTGTGAAAGGCACCATCCTTAAAAAATACTTATTTAAGTCAAAGATCGGAATTATTCTTTTGGTTAAATATTTATAG
- a CDS encoding S24 family peptidase has product MNMNPKKRPLTDLEIRECAALNAIYKSKKKSLGVTQEKIAIEGLKAKTQSAASHYLTGKNALNAEAASVFARYLQVPVSDFSPRLAEEIARMADASSTVEPGPPITSQFRAVRIVGTAQMGPEGYWSGLDDCEGVVDVPSSDPGAYALRLRGDSMAPAIRSGWIAVIEPNRSVVPGEYVMIRLTDGENMLKELLYANDTEISVMSINDAYGRRTIPAEKLEHIHYVGAIVPPSKART; this is encoded by the coding sequence ATGAATATGAACCCGAAAAAACGCCCACTGACCGACCTTGAGATTCGCGAATGCGCGGCGCTCAATGCCATCTATAAGTCGAAGAAGAAAAGTCTTGGAGTGACCCAGGAAAAAATCGCGATCGAGGGCTTAAAGGCAAAAACCCAGAGTGCGGCGAGCCACTACCTGACGGGCAAGAATGCTTTGAATGCTGAAGCAGCCTCAGTGTTTGCTCGCTATTTACAAGTCCCTGTTAGCGACTTCAGCCCTAGGTTGGCTGAAGAAATTGCTCGGATGGCTGATGCATCATCAACCGTCGAGCCAGGCCCACCAATTACCTCCCAATTTCGGGCAGTCAGGATCGTTGGCACTGCGCAAATGGGGCCAGAGGGGTACTGGTCAGGACTGGATGACTGCGAAGGAGTTGTGGACGTTCCGTCCAGCGATCCAGGCGCTTATGCACTTCGCCTAAGAGGCGACAGCATGGCCCCTGCTATCCGCTCAGGATGGATCGCAGTGATTGAGCCAAACCGCAGCGTTGTACCAGGTGAGTACGTCATGATTCGTCTTACTGATGGTGAAAACATGCTCAAGGAGCTGCTTTACGCAAACGACACCGAAATCAGCGTCATGTCGATCAATGATGCGTATGGTAGACGTACGATCCCAGCAGAGAAGTTAGAACACATTCACTACGTTGGGGCGATTGTGCCGCCGAGCAAAGCAAGAACATAG
- a CDS encoding Cro/CI family transcriptional regulator: protein MKRTPLNEFVAERGQINAAVVLGVTQGAISKALRMKREIHVNQHDDGTFSADELRPFPSQVLAKASVA, encoded by the coding sequence ATGAAACGTACCCCTTTGAATGAGTTTGTTGCTGAGCGCGGCCAAATCAACGCGGCTGTAGTGCTTGGAGTCACGCAGGGTGCGATCAGCAAAGCCTTGCGCATGAAGCGCGAAATTCATGTGAATCAGCATGACGACGGCACATTTTCAGCCGATGAGCTAAGGCCATTTCCGTCTCAGGTACTAGCCAAGGCATCAGTAGCCTAG
- a CDS encoding DnaT-like ssDNA-binding domain-containing protein, whose product MGAYQINDEEREALRGLPMLAREIYVFGLRPFMDYASGVVGARRGVSWKSIAEELYVEPHQGIKGGEPSEKELRRALMWLQRVGLLGPNQAERRLIFELLLASRDKSAQKKVGSKWADEVGREEGSQQPSNDKALQEKEGSQVAGGELPKVGTPPVSGLPPNPPPSEIAQRFQMHDTWQPSPKGWKATCVRRAINPESLTEDLFREFLSYWINRPDKCQSQGQWEHELAQSLQRKVRNDEANNQRRGAEQSSFNHGSSSLADELNDTSWADRLQLHEG is encoded by the coding sequence ATGGGGGCGTACCAGATCAACGATGAGGAGCGTGAGGCATTGCGTGGCTTGCCGATGCTAGCCCGCGAGATCTACGTCTTTGGTTTACGCCCATTTATGGATTACGCCTCGGGTGTTGTCGGTGCGAGGCGTGGTGTGTCGTGGAAGTCCATCGCTGAAGAGCTGTATGTCGAACCCCACCAGGGTATTAAAGGGGGGGAGCCCAGTGAGAAGGAGCTTCGCCGCGCACTTATGTGGTTACAGCGAGTGGGCCTGCTAGGCCCTAATCAGGCTGAGCGCCGACTTATTTTTGAGCTGCTGTTGGCATCACGGGATAAATCCGCCCAAAAAAAAGTGGGCAGTAAGTGGGCAGATGAAGTGGGCAGGGAAGAGGGCAGTCAGCAGCCCAGTAACGACAAGGCTTTGCAGGAAAAAGAGGGCAGTCAAGTGGCAGGGGGTGAATTGCCAAAAGTGGGCACACCTCCGGTATCCGGTCTTCCTCCTAATCCTCCTCCTAGCGAAATCGCACAAAGATTCCAAATGCACGACACCTGGCAGCCTTCACCCAAAGGCTGGAAGGCAACGTGTGTTCGCAGAGCTATCAACCCTGAATCGCTCACGGAGGACCTGTTCAGAGAGTTTCTCAGCTACTGGATCAACCGCCCCGATAAGTGTCAGTCCCAAGGCCAGTGGGAACATGAACTGGCTCAATCACTCCAGCGGAAGGTGCGCAATGACGAAGCCAACAATCAACGCCGAGGCGCCGAGCAAAGCAGCTTCAATCACGGCAGCAGTAGTCTCGCAGATGAGCTCAATGACACCAGCTGGGCAGACAGGCTCCAGCTCCATGAAGGCTGA
- a CDS encoding replication protein P — translation MKAERKHELTLRVNLLFTEMQSLKPLLFRHSWPSRERLNAAKTQYMAVREFRQLTDAQFKFGLDRLRATMKYPSAPSEFLELCRNPEPEALGAPSRDEAYAQVLRYETAPADRRDLSVMHPATYWAWRQMNHSVWRKLSAERHEKAFYSAYQRAMKAALAGEKFPAPPKQLAGKGGDMCPEVAATDAVQEQRLQARILQQGIPAGVSARQQLLSSLGIKRGDAKHA, via the coding sequence ATGAAGGCTGAGCGCAAGCATGAGCTGACTCTGCGTGTGAATTTGCTGTTCACCGAGATGCAGTCTCTCAAGCCATTGCTGTTTCGCCACAGTTGGCCATCCAGAGAGCGCCTGAACGCTGCGAAGACTCAATACATGGCCGTTCGTGAGTTTCGCCAGCTCACCGATGCGCAGTTCAAGTTCGGGCTGGATCGTCTGCGTGCCACGATGAAATATCCCAGCGCACCCTCTGAGTTCCTGGAGCTCTGTCGTAACCCTGAACCTGAAGCTCTTGGGGCACCATCTCGTGACGAGGCTTATGCCCAGGTGCTGCGTTACGAAACTGCTCCCGCTGACAGGCGGGATCTTTCGGTGATGCATCCAGCCACTTACTGGGCTTGGAGGCAGATGAATCATTCGGTTTGGCGAAAGCTTTCAGCTGAGCGCCATGAGAAAGCGTTCTACAGCGCTTACCAGCGCGCTATGAAAGCGGCCTTAGCAGGCGAGAAGTTTCCTGCCCCTCCGAAGCAGTTAGCAGGAAAGGGCGGTGATATGTGTCCAGAAGTCGCCGCAACTGACGCCGTTCAGGAACAGCGCCTGCAGGCACGCATTCTTCAGCAAGGTATTCCGGCAGGTGTATCTGCCAGGCAGCAATTGCTCAGTTCGCTGGGGATCAAGCGCGGAGATGCGAAACATGCCTGA
- a CDS encoding RusA family crossover junction endodeoxyribonuclease: MPDLRPIEFTVPGEPQGKGRPRIGRVGPHARMFTPTKTVAYEGLVALAAQEAMAGRELMTGPALIELYIFHGVPQSMSKKRKALALAGEIKPMKKPDTDNVLKAICDGCNGVVWRDDVQNTDGMFRRRYSETPCVRVRIVPLYNGEEL, translated from the coding sequence ATGCCTGATCTGCGCCCCATTGAGTTCACCGTGCCGGGCGAACCCCAAGGCAAAGGCCGGCCACGTATCGGTCGTGTAGGCCCGCACGCACGCATGTTCACACCCACGAAGACGGTGGCTTATGAGGGCCTGGTAGCGCTAGCTGCGCAGGAGGCCATGGCTGGGCGTGAGCTCATGACTGGCCCCGCACTGATTGAGCTGTACATCTTCCATGGCGTCCCTCAGTCCATGTCGAAAAAGCGGAAGGCACTTGCCTTGGCCGGTGAGATCAAGCCCATGAAGAAACCGGACACGGATAATGTGCTCAAGGCCATCTGCGACGGCTGCAACGGCGTAGTGTGGCGCGATGACGTGCAGAACACCGACGGCATGTTCCGGAGGCGTTATTCGGAAACGCCCTGCGTGCGAGTGCGCATTGTGCCGCTCTACAACGGGGAAGAACTGTGA
- a CDS encoding M15 family metallopeptidase — MSQFQLSRRSEQRLEGVHPDLQGVVRLAITLTEVDFSVTEGVRTAERQKVLVAKGASTTTNSRHIPKKPAARPELGAVSHAVDLAAMIGTEVRWDWPLYHKLAEAMKTAASKLKVPIVWGGDWKTFKDGPHFELDRKFYP; from the coding sequence ATGAGCCAGTTCCAGCTGAGTAGGCGTAGCGAGCAGCGCTTAGAGGGAGTGCACCCAGACTTGCAGGGGGTAGTTCGTTTGGCCATCACCCTGACCGAAGTGGACTTCAGCGTCACTGAGGGCGTTCGCACGGCTGAGCGTCAGAAGGTGCTTGTGGCCAAAGGCGCAAGCACCACAACTAACAGCCGCCATATCCCTAAGAAGCCGGCTGCCAGGCCTGAGCTTGGTGCTGTTTCTCATGCTGTGGATTTGGCCGCAATGATCGGTACCGAGGTGCGCTGGGACTGGCCGCTGTATCACAAGCTTGCCGAGGCAATGAAGACAGCGGCCTCAAAGCTGAAGGTGCCCATTGTGTGGGGCGGCGATTGGAAAACCTTTAAGGACGGTCCGCACTTCGAGCTGGATCGAAAGTTTTACCCATGA
- a CDS encoding terminase, whose protein sequence is MIPRELRATVVREGEELLELHRRKELKGKKLLLRALCNKWYRLNTLYKIKDKDGRVRRFKPNDAQRQRYTDGHCRDLILKARQLGFTTFEMIDSLDDCLWTPNFSAGCIAHRLDSAKDIYRNKIRLAYEKLAQDTAWQAIFKLIGLRFPKPKSDKDLGYVFDNGSSIQVSTGYRGDTLQRLHVSEFGKICRKYPDKAQEIVTGAFEAVGLGNQVTLESTAEGREGYFFDYTQIARRLLASGKLPSLMDWQFHFFPWHQEPAYQLPPSGIAVPQWMREYFSQLETKFGIRTSAAQQAWYAKKAESLHDDMKREYPSVPDEAFAQSVDGAYYMQQMLWLRKNGRITTKCRLTPVLPVHTAWDLGMSDAMSIVFFQIVGREVHIIDYLEDSGEGIEYYATELKKKGYSYGKHFGPHDLAVREIGTGKSRYEVALQHGIRFEDPVPRISSHAEGIQAVRSFLPFCWFSETTLDDSAPDAAASTGVDRLIDCLDSYRKEWDDKLGRYKDIPRHDWASHGAKAFETMSRCGVFELAGVVGTPLPSSSIPTTHQSQGSWSAYT, encoded by the coding sequence ATGATCCCTCGTGAGTTGCGAGCCACCGTAGTACGTGAGGGGGAGGAGCTGCTGGAGTTGCACCGCCGTAAGGAACTGAAGGGCAAAAAGCTACTTCTGCGGGCTTTGTGCAATAAATGGTACCGGCTAAACACGCTCTACAAGATTAAGGACAAAGATGGCAGGGTCCGGCGTTTCAAACCGAACGACGCACAACGGCAGCGTTACACCGACGGCCACTGTCGTGATCTCATTCTCAAGGCGCGGCAGTTAGGCTTTACCACGTTCGAGATGATCGACTCGCTGGATGACTGCCTCTGGACGCCGAACTTCAGTGCAGGCTGTATTGCGCACCGCCTGGACAGCGCCAAGGACATTTACCGCAACAAGATCAGGCTCGCTTACGAAAAACTGGCCCAGGACACAGCTTGGCAAGCAATCTTCAAGTTGATCGGGTTGCGTTTTCCCAAGCCCAAAAGTGACAAAGATCTGGGCTATGTATTCGATAACGGATCAAGCATTCAGGTGTCCACCGGATACCGCGGCGACACCTTACAGCGCCTGCATGTATCCGAGTTTGGGAAGATATGTCGGAAATACCCGGACAAGGCGCAGGAGATCGTTACCGGTGCGTTTGAGGCGGTAGGCCTTGGCAACCAGGTGACGCTGGAAAGTACGGCCGAGGGGCGCGAAGGCTATTTCTTCGACTATACCCAGATCGCCAGGCGTCTACTGGCCAGCGGCAAGCTTCCCTCATTGATGGATTGGCAGTTCCACTTCTTTCCGTGGCACCAGGAACCGGCCTATCAATTGCCCCCGAGCGGCATCGCCGTTCCGCAGTGGATGCGCGAGTACTTCTCTCAGCTCGAAACAAAGTTCGGTATTCGTACCTCCGCTGCACAGCAAGCCTGGTACGCGAAGAAGGCGGAGAGCCTGCACGATGATATGAAGCGTGAGTACCCGTCTGTACCCGACGAGGCGTTCGCGCAAAGTGTCGATGGTGCTTACTACATGCAGCAGATGCTCTGGCTGCGTAAGAACGGGAGAATCACCACCAAGTGCAGGCTTACGCCAGTGCTACCCGTGCACACGGCATGGGACTTGGGTATGAGCGACGCCATGTCCATCGTCTTCTTTCAGATCGTAGGGCGTGAGGTGCATATCATCGACTACCTGGAAGACAGTGGTGAGGGTATCGAGTACTACGCCACTGAGCTGAAGAAGAAGGGCTACAGCTACGGCAAGCACTTTGGCCCGCACGACTTGGCTGTGCGTGAGATCGGTACGGGTAAGTCGCGATATGAAGTTGCCTTACAGCACGGCATTCGATTTGAGGATCCTGTTCCGCGCATTAGCAGCCATGCGGAAGGTATCCAAGCGGTTCGGTCCTTCCTGCCGTTCTGCTGGTTTTCTGAGACCACGCTGGATGACAGCGCACCGGACGCAGCCGCATCTACGGGAGTCGACCGGCTGATTGACTGCCTTGATAGCTACCGGAAAGAGTGGGACGACAAGCTCGGCCGCTACAAGGATATTCCTCGGCACGACTGGGCCAGCCACGGTGCTAAAGCTTTTGAAACAATGTCACGCTGTGGCGTGTTCGAACTGGCCGGTGTCGTCGGCACACCGCTGCCGAGCAGCAGCATCCCAACCACACACCAGAGCCAGGGCAGCTGGAGCGCTTATACATGA
- a CDS encoding DUF6682 family protein, which translates to MTVTVGDVLRRARTILQERSKDGTRWTNKELLDWLNEAYSVVIGIRPGANTVTAEVTCVAGTRQTIPSGHERLLSVLHNTAQQAKGLVITPILRAELNAMRPRWHGETPSIAIEHYVFEEDEPRIFYVYPPSATGAKVLVSCSAVPTPHAVAQASTDSTEAIRLPDTYGPILLDLVLARAFTKDAEGGANQARANSHLQAAQSALGLKLQGDGAASPNAESAQ; encoded by the coding sequence ATGACTGTGACTGTGGGAGATGTCCTGCGGCGTGCACGGACGATCTTGCAGGAGCGTAGCAAGGACGGTACGCGCTGGACTAACAAGGAGCTGCTCGACTGGCTAAATGAGGCGTACAGCGTTGTGATCGGTATTCGCCCTGGTGCGAATACTGTGACCGCAGAAGTTACTTGTGTCGCAGGAACCCGGCAGACCATTCCGAGCGGGCACGAGCGCCTGCTGTCTGTGTTGCACAACACTGCTCAGCAGGCCAAAGGGCTAGTCATAACCCCCATTCTGCGTGCTGAGCTGAATGCCATGCGTCCGCGCTGGCATGGCGAAACGCCCAGCATAGCCATCGAGCACTATGTATTTGAGGAGGATGAGCCGCGAATCTTTTACGTCTACCCGCCTTCAGCAACTGGGGCGAAGGTGCTGGTCAGTTGTTCGGCTGTGCCGACACCACATGCTGTAGCGCAAGCCTCGACCGACTCGACTGAGGCAATTCGGCTTCCGGATACCTACGGGCCGATCCTGCTGGACCTTGTGCTGGCGAGAGCCTTCACCAAGGACGCGGAGGGCGGTGCTAACCAGGCTCGCGCCAACTCGCATCTACAGGCCGCCCAGAGCGCACTCGGGCTCAAACTCCAGGGTGATGGAGCCGCTAGCCCTAACGCAGAGAGCGCGCAATGA
- a CDS encoding phage tail assembly chaperone, translating into MRFELDSTGRFLCDCPDKNVVLTNWSSTRPLQPCDSPRKLGPRLETGEWVGQWVDDGAKLQPVDPVAERLWRDSELTRADKAIWAQEDLGLDSTAWRAYRVQLRDWPQSALFPNPTHRPKPPAGSFV; encoded by the coding sequence ATGAGATTCGAACTGGACAGCACCGGTCGCTTCCTCTGTGACTGCCCTGATAAGAATGTTGTGTTGACGAATTGGTCCTCCACTCGGCCCCTCCAGCCTTGTGACTCGCCTCGCAAACTAGGCCCACGCCTCGAAACCGGCGAGTGGGTAGGGCAGTGGGTTGATGATGGGGCAAAGCTGCAACCAGTCGACCCAGTCGCCGAACGGCTTTGGCGTGACAGCGAACTGACAAGAGCCGACAAAGCGATTTGGGCTCAGGAAGACCTGGGGCTGGACTCAACCGCTTGGCGGGCCTACCGGGTGCAATTGAGGGATTGGCCGCAATCTGCTCTGTTCCCCAATCCAACCCATCGACCCAAGCCCCCAGCTGGTAGTTTTGTATGA
- a CDS encoding DUF1983 domain-containing protein, giving the protein MTNKRTTLPPLPPGVPSELRPLFQALKEIIETGEGMRGDKLDRKLTVGDMLDGGLAKLRIPGNPDGGLIPSTPLPDMSMPPAPTGFSADGSFFGMVHLSWDTPQEIYNNHAFTNIYRSEVDNIGQAKIIGREAGMFYSDKVRDDVVSVDNPLDMPGFFYWVSFTSTSNVEGPPNSPNGTFAKPLPDAKYLLGQLSGQLGESELEQALRSRLDGFGSSIQQQAEAVKGLSAQFTLKLDVNGYVSGFGAANDGKTADFAVLADRFWIARPGAKSSAVKPFMVVDGKVYIDSAFIREASIQEGQLGPITFGKLFDATGRPVTTLAGKLRADMLDVDSLRVGDANIAGVLKSSQTGANGRPRWALDKNGGLELNSAGTSGRMEVRENVIKVFDGNGVKRVQLGNLTV; this is encoded by the coding sequence ATGACAAACAAGAGAACTACGCTACCGCCGCTGCCGCCTGGAGTTCCGTCCGAGCTTCGCCCGCTTTTCCAGGCACTTAAGGAAATTATCGAAACTGGCGAGGGTATGAGGGGCGACAAGCTTGATCGCAAGCTGACCGTGGGCGATATGCTGGATGGCGGTTTGGCCAAGCTGCGCATCCCTGGGAACCCAGATGGTGGACTGATCCCAAGTACACCGCTTCCGGACATGTCGATGCCGCCTGCACCGACTGGATTTTCAGCAGATGGTAGCTTTTTTGGCATGGTGCATCTGAGCTGGGATACGCCACAGGAAATCTACAACAACCATGCATTTACCAATATCTATCGCTCCGAGGTCGATAACATCGGACAGGCCAAGATCATTGGCCGGGAAGCGGGGATGTTCTACAGCGACAAGGTGCGTGACGACGTCGTGAGCGTCGACAATCCTCTGGACATGCCAGGCTTCTTCTACTGGGTTTCTTTCACAAGCACCTCAAATGTTGAGGGACCACCGAATTCGCCCAATGGCACATTCGCCAAGCCACTGCCTGACGCTAAGTATTTATTGGGCCAGCTGTCTGGCCAACTGGGTGAGTCCGAGCTTGAGCAAGCGCTGCGCAGTCGCTTGGACGGTTTTGGATCAAGTATTCAGCAACAAGCCGAAGCCGTTAAGGGATTGTCGGCTCAGTTCACTCTCAAACTGGACGTGAATGGCTATGTCTCAGGCTTCGGTGCAGCCAATGATGGTAAGACAGCCGACTTTGCAGTACTAGCTGACCGGTTTTGGATTGCAAGGCCAGGAGCTAAAAGCTCAGCAGTGAAGCCGTTTATGGTGGTCGATGGAAAGGTGTACATCGACAGTGCATTTATCCGCGAGGCCTCTATTCAAGAGGGGCAACTGGGACCAATCACGTTCGGCAAGTTATTCGATGCTACAGGTAGGCCGGTCACCACTCTGGCGGGGAAGTTGCGAGCAGACATGCTTGATGTTGATAGCTTAAGGGTCGGTGATGCCAATATTGCGGGCGTTCTCAAGTCCAGCCAGACAGGGGCGAACGGGCGACCACGCTGGGCTCTAGACAAGAATGGTGGTCTGGAGTTGAACAGTGCCGGTACAAGTGGCCGGATGGAGGTACGTGAGAACGTCATCAAGGTATTTGATGGAAACGGCGTTAAGCGGGTACAGCTAGGGAACTTGACCGTATGA